The uncultured Carboxylicivirga sp. genomic interval CGATATAGTCGGGACGTTTATTTTGATAGTTCAAATAATATGCGTGTTCCCAAACATCTAAACCTAAAATAGGTGTACCTTTTACATCAGCAATATCCATTAAAGGATTGTCTTGATTTGCTGTTGATGTAACAACCAACTCACCGTTTGATTGTTTAACCAACCATGCCCAACCTGAACCGAATCGTGTTGCAGCAGCTTTAGAAAATTGCTCTTTAAATTGATCAAATGATCCAAAAGCCTTATCTATAGCTGCGGCTAATTCACCTGTTGGCTGGCCGCCGCCATTTGGTGACATCACTTTCCAGAACAGGTTGTGGTTGTAAAATCCGCCACCATTGTTTCGCACTGCTACTGATTGGTTAGATATGTTTGCTAAAATATCTTCAATGCTTTTACCTGCTAAATCGGTACCTTCAATTGCTGCGTTAAGGTTATTGGTATAGGCAGCGTGATGCTTTGTATGGTGAATTTCCATTGTTCTTGCATCAATATGTGGTTCTAATGCGTCGTAAGCATAATCTAATTTTGGTAATTCAAATGCCATGATTTTATATTTTATTAGGTTTTTAAATTAAGTAACTCAGTTATCAAATGATCTTGTTATTTGATTGAGTTTGCTTAATAAAGAAATAAAGATCCTAAAATGTTCAAATAAAAAATTAATTTTTTCCATTTTCTCAATATATCAATGGGTTGCAGTGAAGTTTTTTATTAGTATTTGTATGGTTATCTTCGTGCCCTATTAAAAAAACAAGTATGAACCGCGAGATTCTTCGATTAGCAATACCAAATATTTTAACGAACCTAACTGTTCCATTACTTGGAATGGTTGATATGCATTTAATGGGCTATCAGGATAGTGCATCGTTTATGGGTGCAGTAGCCTTGGGAGGAGTTATTTTTAATTTTGTTTATTGGGGCTTTGCTTTTTTAAGAATGAGTTTGAGTGGATTGGCAGCTCAAGCTTATGGTCGAGAGAGTAAACATGATATGGCTATGCTTCTTTTTCGAGGATTGTTCTTAGCATTATCAGCAGGGATAATATTGCTGTTTATGCAAAAGGGAGTGATTCAACTTAGTCTTTTTATACTGGAAGGTAGTGAAGAGGTGAAGATGCTTGCTGCTGATTATTTTTATGTTCGTATATGGGCCGCACCTGCAGCAATTGCTTTGATGGTGATAAATGGTTGGTTTTTGGGTATGCAAAATGCTGTATATCCAATGATTATCTCTATTACCATCAATGTTGTAAATATTATTACGTCTTTTGTTTTTGTAAAAGGTTTGGGAATGAAAGTAGAAGGGGTGGCATTAGGATCTGTTGTTTCGCAATATGTTGGTATTGTACTTTCTTTGGTGTTATTTCTGAAGAAGTATAAATATATCTTGGGATACTTTAAGTTTAAAGATGTTATACAGAGATCTGGTTTATTGTCTTTTATGAATGTAAGCGGAGATATATTTCTTCGAACTTTATGTGTAATTGTGGTTTTTACCTTTTTTACATCCAAATCTGCAGGAACTGGAGATATTGTATTAGCAGCAAACAGTGCACTACTTCAGTTTTTATTTTTGTTTTCGTATTTCTTAGATGGTTTTGCATATGCTGCCGAGGCTTTAATTGGAAAATTTACAGGTAGTAGAAATTTTGCATTACTAAAAACTGCTACAAAAAACTTGTTTTTATGGGGCGGTGGTTTTGCTGTGTTGTTTGTAATAGTTTTTGCAGTAGGAGGAAAATCAATTTTATTTTTATTTACTAATCAAGATGATGTAATAGATTTGGCTGTTACTTATTTGCCATGGCTAATTATTTTACCTATAACTGGTTTTTCGTCGTTTATATGGGATGGTATTTACATTGGAGCCACAGCATCTCGACTAATGCGTAATACCATGTTAATGGCAACAGCTGTGTTTTTTATTTTATTTGTTTCATTTCGCTCATCCCTTGGAAATCATGCTTTGTGGTTAGCTATGAATAGTTTTATGTTGGGGCGTGGTGTATTTCAAACGATATTACACAAAAAGCTTAAAGTATTTCGGATGCATTAATATAAGTCCAATAACACTGTGTTTTTTGTTGGTTTAAGGTATTCCAAAAGTTAAAATTATCAATAAATTTTATGATTTGCATCATAATGCATATGTTTGTATCTAAAAATATAAATATATAGATGTATGGAATTTAAAAAATTAGATATAAAGCCAGAAGGTACTTGGTTAAAGCGAGTTGTTAAATCAAAGCACTTTCAAAAGTCTGTAATTTATACTTTAGCAGGAGCTTTAATAGCGGTATTGGTGTATTATTTTACTGATGCTAAAAGTATATCTAATATTGAAATAAATGAGGTGGTAAATCATATAGTGGTCGGCGGAGCCTTTGGCTTGTTTATCACCAATAGCCCATGTGCGCGGGGACGTTGTTAAGTTTTGCATGAAATAAAAAGAGGCAATCTATTTGAAAATTGCCTCTTCTCTTTGGTTTAAATATTTAGGTGCTAACCTCGAACGAATATTGATTTTATAATATGGCTGGCCATCTTTGGATTTTCTTTTAAACGACGAGTGCTGTAACCAAACCAATCTTTTCCGTAAGGTACATATACACGCATTCTAAATCCTTTATTTACAATTTCTTTTCGTAATTCAGGAGTTACTCCGTATAGCATCTGAAATTCAAATTGATCACCAGGAATATTGTGTTTTTCTATGATTTTAAAAGCGCCTTCAACTAATTTACGATCATGAGTAGCAATACCTACTCGAACTTTATTAGTTAACAGGTACTCAAGGTTTTTAAGGTAATTATCATTTATTTCTTTACCATCTTTGAACGCAATTTCTTTGGGTTCAACATAAATACCTTTACATAATCTGAAATTTAATGGAGCTTCCTCGCTGTGAATATCCATAAGGTTTTGCAAATCAGAATGTGTTCTCCTTAAATATGCTTGAACAACTAAGCCAACATTTTTCGGAAATTCAGCTTTTAACTTTCTATATAACTCAATTTCCATATCAACACATGGAGAATCCTCCATGTCAATTCTTATAAAGCTATCATGTTTTGCAGCACACGCAACAATTTCCCTAACGTATTCATAACATTTTTCCTCATTTAGAAGAAGGCCAAAACTTGTTGGTTTTAACGAATAGTTTCCATCAACTTTCACCGCTTCAAAACGTTCAATTATTTCAAGATATTTTGTTGTGTTTTCTTTCGCTTCGTCAAGATTTTTTATAAATTCACCAAGGAGATCTATCGTAACCGCTATTTTTTTGTTATTCAGTTGTTGAGAAGCAATGATAGCTTCTTCAATAGTTTCGCCAGCAATGTATTTTTTGGAGAAAATCCACACAAAT includes:
- a CDS encoding superoxide dismutase, which produces MAFELPKLDYAYDALEPHIDARTMEIHHTKHHAAYTNNLNAAIEGTDLAGKSIEDILANISNQSVAVRNNGGGFYNHNLFWKVMSPNGGGQPTGELAAAIDKAFGSFDQFKEQFSKAAATRFGSGWAWLVKQSNGELVVTSTANQDNPLMDIADVKGTPILGLDVWEHAYYLNYQNKRPDYIGAFYNVINWDEVATRFKV
- a CDS encoding proline dehydrogenase family protein, translated to MINKLIAQSLPYFPKKFVWIFSKKYIAGETIEEAIIASQQLNNKKIAVTIDLLGEFIKNLDEAKENTTKYLEIIERFEAVKVDGNYSLKPTSFGLLLNEEKCYEYVREIVACAAKHDSFIRIDMEDSPCVDMEIELYRKLKAEFPKNVGLVVQAYLRRTHSDLQNLMDIHSEEAPLNFRLCKGIYVEPKEIAFKDGKEINDNYLKNLEYLLTNKVRVGIATHDRKLVEGAFKIIEKHNIPGDQFEFQMLYGVTPELRKEIVNKGFRMRVYVPYGKDWFGYSTRRLKENPKMASHIIKSIFVRG
- a CDS encoding MATE family efflux transporter, with translation MNREILRLAIPNILTNLTVPLLGMVDMHLMGYQDSASFMGAVALGGVIFNFVYWGFAFLRMSLSGLAAQAYGRESKHDMAMLLFRGLFLALSAGIILLFMQKGVIQLSLFILEGSEEVKMLAADYFYVRIWAAPAAIALMVINGWFLGMQNAVYPMIISITINVVNIITSFVFVKGLGMKVEGVALGSVVSQYVGIVLSLVLFLKKYKYILGYFKFKDVIQRSGLLSFMNVSGDIFLRTLCVIVVFTFFTSKSAGTGDIVLAANSALLQFLFLFSYFLDGFAYAAEALIGKFTGSRNFALLKTATKNLFLWGGGFAVLFVIVFAVGGKSILFLFTNQDDVIDLAVTYLPWLIILPITGFSSFIWDGIYIGATASRLMRNTMLMATAVFFILFVSFRSSLGNHALWLAMNSFMLGRGVFQTILHKKLKVFRMH